Proteins encoded together in one Anas acuta chromosome 10, bAnaAcu1.1, whole genome shotgun sequence window:
- the CMTR2 gene encoding cap-specific mRNA (nucleoside-2'-O-)-methyltransferase 2 translates to MNKCKKPYFEQTANLEKFSPEILSEVEKLFAKKFSYTKPPNKEWQLPDPSDAFTCDHKEFNSLLALKYSMNEVKNQLSDKNLDEWHQHTSLTNKAGKIISHVKKSVNAELCTQAWCKFHEILCTFPLLPPEALQEGELNSVHLCEAPGAFIASLNHYLKSHHIRCDWNWVANTLNPYHEANDTLTMIMDDRLIANTLPWWHFGPDNTGDVMTLKHLTGLQNFVSRMSTVHLVTADGSFDCQGNPGEQEALVSPLLYCEAVTALMILGAGGSFVLKMFTLFEHCSTNLLFLLNCCFEEVHVFKPATSKAGNSEAYVVCLRYMGRESIHLLLSKMIQNFGTEMVNKALFPQHVIPESFLKIHEECCMFFHKHQVETICENIQLFERMEEAEQTKLDKLRDCAVEFFMQKFHMKPITRNNWLVKKSQTGCSTNAKWFGQRNKYFSTYNERKMLETLTWDDKVAKGYFNKWAEEHNLNNAGKMCILEGLSGNVNCNLWFILEGKRLPMVKCSPFCDGKVLENLNEAMNELVGRQKSRPVLQQCHSCEVLPGELVLAEVSDLSRSYQEVLDEKPGDQFKCLVVDFPSLCDAENQTGMEVKLLDSATLLTFSFSLLYDGAPEYQQRLLECVLHSLNQLTVGDALILPILSSFTRFTAGLVFILHCCFRCVTFACPMSHEPLRTSAALLCVGFRGIPDHVAEYLQQLHKLMSSLLDSDSPQQVLQFLPMESLLQGKLLEFLWDLNTAIAKRQLHLIVQAKQQQMTSDGSL, encoded by the coding sequence ATGAACAAATGTAAGAAGCCCTACTTCGAACAGACTGCAAATCTTGAAAAATTCAGTCCTGAAATTCTTTCTGAAGTTGAGAAGCTCTTTGCCAAGAAGTTTTCTTATACGAAGCCACCGAATAAGGAATGGCAGCTACCAGATCCCAGTGATGCCTTTACATGTGATCACAAAGAATTCAACTCGCTCCTTGCTCTGAAGTACTCAATGAATGAAGTGAAGAATCAGCTGAGTGATAAGAACCTTGATGAGTGGCATCAGCACACCTCACTTACCAATAAAGCAGgcaaaataatttctcatgTGAAGAAGTCTGTGAATGCTGAGCTGTGTACCCAGGCCTGGTGCAAGTTTCATGAGATTCTGTgcacttttcctcttcttcctccagaaGCTCTTCAAGAGGGAGAACTGAATTCTGTTCACCTCTGTGAAGCACCTGGAGCGTTTATAGCCAGCCTCAATCACTACTTGAAGTCCCACCACATCCGTTGTGACTGGAATTGGGTAGCTAACACTCTAAACCCATATCACGAAGCAAATGACACCCTCACGATGATTATGGATGACCGTCTTATAGCAAACACGTTGCCCTGGTGGCACTTTGGCCCAGATAACACCGGTGACGTGATGACCTTGAAGCATCTGACAGGACTTCAGAACTTCGTGAGTCGTATGAGCACAGTTCACTTGGTAACTGCTGATGGCAGCTTTGATTGCCAAGGAAACCCAGGTGAACAGGAAGCTCTCGTCTCACCCCTCCTTTACTGTGAGGCAGTCACTGCTTTAATGATCCTGGGCGCTGGGGGATCctttgttttgaagatgttCACCCTCTTTGAGCATTGTTCTACCAATCTGCTCTTTCTGCTGAACTGCTGTTTCGAGGAGGTCCACGTCTTTAAGCCAGCCACCAGCAAAGCTGGGAACTCAGAGGCCTATGTGGTTTGTCTTCGTTACATGGGCAGGGAGAGCATTCATCTGCTGCTTTCTAAGATGATACAGAACTTTGGGACAGAAATGGTCAACAAAGCTCTTTTCCCCCAGCACGTGATACCAgaatcttttcttaaaatacatgaGGAATGTTGCATGTTCTTCCACAAGCACCAGGTAGAGACCATCTGTGAGAACATCCAGCTCTTTGAGCGCATGGAAGAAGCAGAGCAGACAAAACTGGACAAGTTAAGAGATTGTGCGGTGGAGTTCTTCATGCAAAAATTTCATATGAAACCCATTACCAGAAATAACTGGCTTGTCAAGAAGTCTCAGACTGGTTGCAGCACGAATGCAAAATGGTTTGGGCAAAGGAACAAGTATTTTAGTACGTACAATGAAAGGAAGATGCTGGAAACCCTCACATGGGATGATAAAGTTGCAAAGGGCTATTTTAATAAGTGGGCTGAAGAACATAACTTAAACAACGCTGGTAAAATGTGCATCCTGGAAGGATTGTCTGGTAACGTTAACTGTAACTTGTGGTTCATTTTGGAAGGGAAGAGGCTACCAATGGTGAAGTGTTCTCCATTTTGTGATGGTAAAGTCTTGGAAAACCTTAATGAAGCCATGAATGAATTGGTGGGGAGGCAGAAAAGCAGACCGGTGCTGCAGCAGTGTCACTCCTGTGAGGTTCTTCCTGGGGAGCTGGTACTGGCTGAAGTGTCTGATCTGTCCAGGTCTTATCAGGAGGTGCTCGATGAGAAGCCTGGGGACCAATTCAAGTGCCTTGTGGTGGACTTTCCATCCCTTTGTGATGCAGAAAACCAAACCGGTATGGAAGTAAAGCTCCTAGATTCAGCCACGCTGCTGACTTTCAGCTTCTCTTTGCTTTACGATGGAGCACCAGAATACCAGCAGCGGCTTTTGGAGTGCGTTCTGCATTCATTGAACCAGCTTACAGTGGGAGATGCCTTGATTCTGCCCATCCTTTCCAGTTTTACGAGGTTCACAGCTGGCCTGGTCTTTATTCTGCATTGCTGCTTCAGATGTGTCACGTTTGCTTGTCCCATGTCCCATGAGCCGCTGAGGACCAGCGCTGCTTTGCTGTGTGTTGGTTTTCGGGGCATCCCCGACCACGTTGCTGAgtacctgcagcagctgcataAACTGATGAGCTCCTTACTGGACTCGGACTCCCCCCAGCAAGTTTTGCAGTTTTTGCCGATGGAGTCTCTCCTCCAGGGCAAGCTGTTGGAGTTCTTGTGGGATTTAAACACGGCCATTGCAAAGAGACAGCTCCACTTGATTGTGCAAGCGAAGCAGCAGCAAATGACTAGCGATGGTTCACTATAA